A single Alosa sapidissima isolate fAloSap1 chromosome 17, fAloSap1.pri, whole genome shotgun sequence DNA region contains:
- the zgc:101569 gene encoding probable enoyl-CoA hydratase, with product MYSKCLQGVLAYTVKSLYAHFHLGKVTKRYCFVSNAHFCTSSERVTEGTVVVERRGAVVSVVINRPEVRNAVNQETARKLLEELKAFEEDQTICAAVLHGIGGNFCAGYDLKELAHHSASLKLEQDVTKGPGPMGPSRLMLSKPLIAAVSGYAVAGGLELALLADMRVVEESAIMGVFCRRFGVPLIDGGTVRLPQLIGLSRALDLILTGRPVGAQEALAYGLANRVVPDGKALQVAMELAEQISSFPQQCLRADRASAYHAAFDAASFTDAMQYEMDHGLPVIRAESVAGATRFSSGVGQGGKFS from the exons ATGTATTCTAAATGTTTGCAAGGAGTTCTTGCATACACCGTGAAGAGCCTGTACGCGCATTTTCATTTGGGAAAAGTGACCAAGCGATATTGCTTCGTTTCAAATGCACATTTCTGCACATCAAGCGAGCGAGTGACAG AGGGGACCGTGGTGGTGGAACGGAGAGGGGCAGTGGTCAGTGTGGTGATTAACCGGCCAGAGGTGCGCAACGCGGTCAACCAGGAGACGGCTCGGAAGTTGCTTGAGGAGCTGAAAGCATTTGAGGAGGACCAGACCATCTGTGCGGCAGTGCTGCACGGTATCG GAGGGAATTTCTGTGCTGGTTATGATCTGAAGGAGCTGGCCCATCACTCTGCCTCCCTCAAATTGGAGCAAGATGTCACTAAAGGTCCCGGGCCTATG GGCCCGTCCAGGCTGATGCTGTCCAAGCCACTGATCGCTGCGGTCAGTGGCTACGCGGTGGCCGGGGGACTGGAGCTAGCTCTACTGGCTGACATgagggtggtggaggagagTGCCATCATGGGGGTCTTCTGCAGGAGATTTG GTGTGCCTTTGATTGATGGGGGCACAGTGCGGTTGCCTCAGCTGATCGGGCTGTCACGTGCTCTGGACCTCATACTGACTGGCCGCCCAGTGGGAGCGCAGGAAGCCTTAGCCTATGGGCTGGCCAATCGAGTGGTGCCCGATGGCAAAG CGTTGCAGGTTGCCATGGAGCTGGCAGAACAGATTAGTTCTTTTCCTCAGCAGTGTCTCCGTGCCGACCGGGCCTCCGCCTACCACGCCGCCTTTGATGCCGCCTCCTTCACAGACGCCATGCAGTACGAGATGGACCACGGCCTGCCCGTCATCCGGGCTGAGTCTGTTGCCGGGGCGACCAGGTTCAGCTCAGGGGTTGGCCAAGGAGGGAAGTTCTCTTGA